In one window of Streptomyces roseofulvus DNA:
- a CDS encoding transcriptional repressor, translating to MVSTDWKSDLRRRGYRLTPQRQLVLEAVDVLEHATPDDILVEVRKTASGVNISTVYRTLELLEELGLVSHAHLGHGAPTYHLADRHHHLHLVCRDCSEVIEADVEVAAEFTGKLRETFGFETDMKHFAIFGLCAGCSRKAAAGES from the coding sequence GTGGTGAGCACCGACTGGAAGAGCGACCTGCGGCGGCGTGGTTACCGGCTGACGCCGCAGCGGCAGCTTGTGCTGGAGGCGGTGGACGTGCTGGAGCACGCCACGCCCGACGACATCCTCGTCGAGGTGCGGAAGACCGCCTCCGGGGTGAACATCTCCACCGTGTACCGGACCCTGGAGCTCCTGGAGGAGCTCGGGCTCGTCAGTCACGCGCATCTGGGCCACGGCGCCCCGACCTATCACCTCGCGGACCGGCACCACCATCTGCACCTGGTGTGCCGGGACTGCTCGGAGGTCATCGAGGCGGACGTCGAGGTCGCCGCCGAGTTCACCGGGAAGCTCCGGGAGACCTTCGGCTTCGAGACCGACATGAAGCACTTCGCGATCTTCGGGTTGTGCGCCGGATGCTCGCGGAAGGCCGCCGCCGGGGAGTCGTAG
- a CDS encoding folate-binding protein: MKSSLLSLPGAVPAEGRDEGVAAHYGDLFREQRALADGAGFVDLSHRGVVTVSGDDRLSWLHLLLTQHVSELPAGRATEALILSANGHIEHALSLVDDGETVWAHVEPGTQDALIAYLESMKFFYRVEVADRTDEFAVVHLPAGSTAETPEGVVARETAHGRDLFLPRSELESFAAAHAPAAGILAYEALRVEGHRPRLGFETDHRTIPHEVGLIGTAVHLQKGCYRGQETVARVQNLGKPPRRLVFLHLDGSEVTLPAHGTPLRLAADGPDGRQLGFVTTAVRHHELGPIALALVKRNVPVDAPLVAGTTAAAQETVVEP; the protein is encoded by the coding sequence ATGAAGAGCTCCCTGCTGTCCCTGCCGGGCGCCGTACCGGCCGAAGGCCGCGACGAAGGCGTCGCCGCCCACTACGGCGATCTGTTCCGCGAGCAGCGCGCCCTCGCCGACGGGGCGGGCTTCGTCGACCTCTCGCACCGCGGTGTCGTCACCGTCAGCGGCGACGACCGGCTGAGCTGGCTGCACCTGCTGCTCACCCAGCACGTCAGCGAGCTGCCGGCCGGACGGGCCACCGAGGCGCTGATCCTCTCCGCGAACGGGCACATCGAGCACGCCCTGTCCCTCGTCGACGACGGCGAGACGGTCTGGGCGCACGTGGAGCCCGGCACCCAGGACGCGCTGATCGCGTACCTGGAGTCGATGAAGTTCTTCTACCGGGTCGAGGTCGCCGACCGGACGGACGAGTTCGCCGTCGTCCACCTGCCGGCCGGGTCCACCGCGGAGACGCCCGAGGGCGTCGTCGCACGGGAGACCGCGCACGGGCGGGACCTCTTCCTGCCCCGCTCCGAGCTGGAGTCGTTCGCCGCCGCGCACGCGCCGGCCGCCGGCATCCTCGCGTACGAGGCGCTGCGCGTGGAGGGGCACCGGCCGCGGCTCGGCTTCGAGACCGACCACCGGACCATCCCGCACGAGGTCGGGCTCATCGGCACGGCCGTGCACCTGCAGAAGGGCTGCTACCGGGGCCAGGAGACGGTCGCCCGGGTGCAGAACCTGGGGAAGCCGCCGCGCCGGCTGGTCTTCCTCCACCTGGACGGCAGCGAGGTGACCCTGCCGGCGCACGGTACGCCGCTGCGGCTCGCCGCCGACGGCCCCGACGGGCGCCAGCTCGGCTTCGTGACCACGGCCGTGCGCCACCACGAGCTGGGGCCGATCGCCCTGGCGCTGGTGAAGCGGAACGTGCCGGTGGACGCGCCGCTGGTGGCGGGGACGACGGCCGCCGCGCAGGAGACCGTCGTCGAGCCGTAG